A region of Sugiyamaella lignohabitans strain CBS 10342 chromosome A, complete sequence DNA encodes the following proteins:
- the GAS3 gene encoding Gas3p (Putative 1,3-beta-glucanosyltransferase; has similarity go other GAS family members; low abundance, possibly inactive member of the GAS family of GPI-containing proteins; localizes to the cell wall; mRNA induced during sporulation; GO_component: GO:0031225 - anchored component of membrane [Evidence IEA]; GO_component: GO:0005618 - cell wall [Evidence IEA,IEA]; GO_component: GO:0005576 - extracellular region [Evidence IEA]; GO_component: GO:0009277 - fungal-type cell wall [Evidence IDA] [PMID 10383953]; GO_component: GO:0009277 - fungal-type cell wall [Evidence IDA] [PMID 15781460]; GO_component: GO:0016021 - integral component of membrane [Evidence ISM] [PMID 12192589]; GO_component: GO:0016020 - membrane [Evidence IEA,IEA]; GO_component: GO:0005886 - plasma membrane [Evidence IDA] [PMID 16622836]; GO_component: GO:0005886 - plasma membrane [Evidence IDA] [PMID 17507646]; GO_function: GO:0042124 - 1,3-beta-glucanosyltransferase activity [Evidence ISS] [PMID 10769178]; GO_function: GO:0042124 - 1,3-beta-glucanosyltransferase activity [Evidence IDA] [PMID 17397106]; GO_function: GO:0016740 - transferase activity [Evidence IEA]; GO_process: GO:0008150 - biological_process [Evidence ND]; GO_process: GO:0005975 - carbohydrate metabolic process [Evidence IEA]), whose translation MVKAFSLFGLSVAVLASTVSGLIPITIKGSRFVRPGTQASDAGQEFIILGVDYQPGGSSSFDPSGSSDVLTDQDACLRDAFVLQQLGVNTIRVYSVNPWLNHDACMSVFNAAGIYVVLDVNNPYQSLSRSDPNSTYNEGYLNNVFGVIDAFKGYPNVLGFFSGNEVVNDKGSAEATPQYIRAVQRDMKQYISLHADRPIPVGYSSTDDIALRLATWQYLQCGNDTSKSDFYGLNSYEWCSGQNDWQSSGYGTLESSFNDTSIPVFLSEYGCNTVSPRTFTEVNEGIYAELENVSLAVWFMNILRKYPTMDLSPLMIMAMLL comes from the coding sequence ATGGTCAAAGCTTTTTCCCTATTTGGTCTTTCAGTTGCTGTCCTCGCCAGTACCGTGTCTGGGTTAATTCCTATTACCATCAAGGGCTCAAGATTTGTTAGGCCAGGTACGCAAGCATCCGATGCTGGTCAGGAATTTATTATCCTTGGAGTCGACTACCAACCTGGTGGCTCATCCTCGTTTGACCCCTCGGGAAGCTCCGATGTCTTAACAGATCAAGATGCTTGTCTTCGTGACGCCTTCGTcctgcagcagctgggtGTCAACACTATTCGTGTTTATTCCGTTAACCCCTGGCTCAACCACGACGCTTGCATGTCTGTATTTAATGCTGCCGGCATTTATGTTGTTTTAGACGTTAACAACCCTTACCAGTCACTCAGCAGAAGTGATCCAAATAGCACTTATAACGAGGGTTATCTTAACAACGTCTTCGGTGTTATCGATGCCTTCAAAGGTTATCCTAATGTTcttggtttcttttctgGTAACGAAGTTGTTAATGATAAAGGCTCTGCTGAAGCCACTCCTCAATATATTCGTGCTGTCCAGAGAGATATGAAGCAATATATCAGTTTGCACGCAGATCGTCCTATCCCTGTGGGGTACTCTTCTACAGATGATATTGCTTTGAGATTAGCCACCTGGCAATATTTACAGTGTGGCAATGATACGTCTAAGTCTGATTTTTACGGTCTGAATTCCTATGAATGGTGTTCAGGACAGAACGATTGGCAGTCCAGTGGATACGGAACTCTTGAGTCTTCTTTTAATGATACTAGTATTCCTGTTTTTCTTTCCGAGTATGGCTGTAATACGGTTTCCCCTCGTACGTTTACTGAGGTCAATGAGGGTATTTACgctgaacttgaaaatgtTTCTCTGGCGGTTTGGTTTATGAATATTCTCAGGAAGTATCCAACTATGGACTTGTCACCATTGATGATAATGGCGATGTTACTTTGA
- a CDS encoding RnaseH domain, transposon factor produces MADHKNPLRYFLNESSKNELSKLVQLRTAKGAFGMFFKRFKINNRPRQCECGEEEDVKHLLCECPVTENHRQILRDASATLDLKVPLDSKKGLKAVLAFLAKTLRLL; encoded by the coding sequence ATGGCAGACCACAAAAACCCTTTAAGATATTTCTTAAATGAATCCTCAAAGAATGAACTCAGTAAACTGGTGCAGTTGCGAACAGCCAAAGGAGCGTTTGGAATGTTCTTCAAGAGGtttaaaatcaacaaccgACCTCGTCAATGTGAATGTggagaggaagaagatgttaAACATCTATTATGTGAGTGTCCAGTCACTGAAAATCATCGTCAGATCTTGCGTGACGCTTCTGCAACGCTAGATCTTAAAGTTCCCCTTGATTCCAAGAAGGGCTTAAAAGCGGTATTGGCCTTTTTGGCCAAAACTCTGCGATTACTTTAG